The Fuscovulum sp. sequence ATACATTCCCGCGATCCGGTCGTTATGCCCTGCATGGATCCTGTCCCGCCCCTTTTTCCCTTTGGTCAGCCCGCCCCCGGCCCTGTGCGGGGGTTCCGGCGCGGCACGCGATTGCTGACCGCTGATGGCCCGACACCGGTTGAGGAGATCGAACCCGGCGAAGCCGTGCTGGACCCGGACGGGCGGCCGCATTTCGTGCTGTGGCAGGGCAGTTGGGACATGCGCCCGGAACCGGGATGGGCCGCCGATCCGCGCCATCCTGTGGTGATCGCGGCCAACGCCTTTGGCCCTGGCAAGCCACGCCGCGACCTTTATCTGACCCAGCAGAACCGGATGATGGTGCATCCGGGCAGGCCGGGGGTGATGGTGACGGCGGCAAGCCTTGCCCCGCAATTGGCGCAGATTGACCTGTCGGCGCGGCCGGTCAGCTATCATGCGGTGGTGACCCGCAGCCCCTGTCTGCTGATGGCGGAAAACCTGCCCTGCGAAGGCGTTGCTTGCGTAGAGCGGGGCATGCCGGAAATCGCCGCCGATCAGGGCAACTGGGCGCAGCCGTCGATGGGGCAGGACCTGCGGGCGGCCCTGCGGCCCTGAAGCCTGCCTTCGCCACCTTTTGCCAGTGGCGCGGGCGGCGCGGGCAGCGCATGATCGGCACCGATGGAGGGGCCGATGACCGAACAGAGCGCGCGCAGCGAACATGACAGCATCCCGGAGATCGCCCTTGCTTGGCACCGCGACGGGCGTGGGGCGGTGCTTGCCACGGTGATAGAAACCTGGGGATCGGCCCCGCGACAGGCGGGCAGCCAATTGGCGATTTCCGGCGCGGGCGAGATCATGGGGTCGGTATCGGGCGGCTGCGTCGAAGGCGCGGTGGTGACCGAGGCGATGGAGGCACTGGGAGACCGCAAGTCGCGGGTGATGACCTTTGGCGTCAGCGACGAGACGGCCTTTGCCGTGGGGCTGGCCTGTGGCGGCACGATCCGGGTTCTGGTGGAGCCTATCGGCGAAGGGGCGGAGGCGCTGCCCGACGCGGTCCTGGAGGGGCTGGTTGCGGCACGGGCGGAGCGGAAAGCGGTTGCCGTGGCCGTGCAGACCGAGGGGTGGACGCGCGCGCTGATCCGGCCCGGCGATGAGGCGGCGGTGGATGCGCGCTTTCGCGCGGACAGGTCGGGGATGGAAGAGGACGGGCGGTTCATCGCCATCCACAACCCGCCCCTGCGCCTGATCGTGGTGGGGGCGGTGCATATCGCGCAGGCGCTTTTGCAGGTGGCACGCATCTGTGGCTATGACTGCACGGTGATCGACCCCCGGTCTGCCTTTGGATCGGCGGCGCGGTTTCCGGGGGAACGGATCGTCGAGGATTGGCCGGATGAAGCGTTGGAGGCGCTGGCCCCTGATGCGCGCACGGCGATTGTCACGCTGACGCATGACAGCAAGCTTGACGATCCGGCGATCCGCGTCGCGTTGCGATCGGAAGTCTTCTACCTTGGTTGTCTGGGGTCTACGCGGACGCATGCCAAACGGGTGGAACGGTTGGCGGCGGCGGGTTTCTCGGACGCTGAGATTGCGCGCATCCATGCGCCGGTGGGGCTGGATATCGGGGCGAAAAGCCCGGCGGAAATTGCCGTATCGGTGATGGCCCAGATCACCACGCGGCTGCGGAAGGGGTAGCCATGTTCTTTGGCGAGGTGGCGCTGGAGGCGGCAGAGGGGGCGGTGTTGGCGCATTCCGAAGCGGTGCCGGGCGGGCGGCTGCGCAAGGGCGTTGTACTGGGCGCGGCGGAGATTGCGGCGCTGCGGGCGGCGGGGCTGGCTCTTGTGACCGTGGCGCGGATGGAGGCGGGCGATGTGGGCGAGGACGCGGCAGCCGCACGCCTTGCGGCGGCGCTGGTGCCGGACCCGGTGGGGCAGGGGTTGCGGCCGAGTGCGGCCTTCACGGGCCGGGTGAACCTGAATGCAAACGGGCCGGGGATCGTGGAGTTGGACGCGGCGGCGATCCATCGGATGAACCTGATCCACCCGGCGATCACGCTGGCGACATTGACGCCGTTCCATCGGGTAATGGCGGGCACCCTAGTGGGGACAGTCAAGATCATCGCCTATGGGGTGGAAGAGGCGGCCTTGGCGGCGGCCTGCGCAGCGGCGCGGGCGGCGATCCGCGTGCGGCCCGTGGTACTGCGCGATGCCGGGTTGGTGCTGACCGACGCGCCGGGGCTGGAGGCGAAGCTTGCCGCCAAAGGACGGCGGTCGATCGAGGGGCGGCTGCGCGCGCTGGGGATGCGGTTGGCGGCGGTGGAGACGGTGGCGCATGACGAAGCCGCCATCGCGCAGGCGCTGCGCGGTTTGCCGGGCGACATCGCGCTGATCCTGACCGGATCGGCGACATCGGATCTGATGGATACTGCCCCGCAGGCGGTGCGGGCGGCGGGTGGCGAGGTGTTCCGCTTCGGGATGCCGGTGGATCCGGGCAACCTGCTGTTTCATGGCCGGCAAGGCGGGCGGCCTGTGATCGGCCTGCCGGGCTGCGCGCGGTCGCCCGCGCTGAACGGGGCGGATTGGGTGCTGGAGCGCTATGCCTGTGGGTTGACGGTCAGCGATGCGGATATCGCGGCGATGGGCGTGGGCGGGTTGCTGAAGGAAATCCCGCTGCGCCCGCAATTGCGCGAGCCGGATTGAGCGGCGACCGGGCGATTTTTCTGCGAAAAATCGGGGCGTGGCGCAGCGGGCTTTCGGCTTGTCCAAATCAAAAGGGCGCGTCGGTGACGCGCCCCTCGTTCCGACTTGGCCGAAGATTTACTTCGGGCCGATCATCATAACCATCTGCCGGCCTTCGAGGCGGGGCATGGATTCAACCTTGCCATTGTCGCCCACATCGGCAGCAACGCGGTTGAGAAGTTCAAGACCCAGATCCTGGTGCGCCATTTCGCGGCCCCGGAAACGCAGGGTGACCTTCACCTTGTCACCTTCTTCGAGGAACTTCAGCACCGAGCGCATCTTGACTTCGTAATCGTGGGTATCGGTTCCCGGGCGGAACTTGATTTCCTTGATCTCGATGATCTTCTGCTTCTTGCGGGCTTCGGCCTCGCGCTTTTGCTGTTCGTATTTGAACTTGCCGAAGTCCATGATCTTGCAGACCGGAGGTTCCGCATTCGGGCTGATCTCGACCAGATCGAGGCCTGCCTCTTCGGCCATCTGCATGGCGCGGGCGGGTGTGACCACCCCGATGTTTTCGCCATCGGCGCCGATCAGGCGGATTTCGGGCGAACGGATGCGGTCGTTCACGCGGGGGCCCGTCTCGCGCTGCGGAGGGGCATTGTGGGGTCTGCGGGCTATGGTGGTGGTCCTTCTGCGGTTTCGGTCTGCGCGCGCAATCTAATCGGCAGTGGGCGCTGTTTCAACGGGAATCGCTTGGTGCGCAAGGCCAAAGCGGGGGGCACGGGGTAGGGAAAGCGGCAGGATCGGGCCACGGTCCGGCCAAGGGGGGTTCAAATTCGATGTCGAAGGGTCCATATGGGCGCTACAACCGGAGTAGGCTCCGGCAATGGGAGACAGACGATGAACAGAAATGTCCTGATTGGCCTTGCGGTCGTCATTCTGGCTGGGCTTGGCTATTACCAGTTCAGCTATGTTCCGGCTCAGCGCGCAGCAGCAGAAGCCGCCGCCGCAGCGCAGGCCGCCGAGGAAGCGGCCGCTGCTGCCGCAGCAGAAGCTGAAGCCGCCGCTGCTGCAGAGGCGGAAGCCGCCGCTGCCGCCGCTGCCGAGGCAGAAGCCGCCGCCGCTGCTGCAGCCCAGGCTGTGACCGAAGCCGCCGAAGGCGCGGCTGAAGCAGTGGGTGAAGCCGCGACAGGTGCGGCCGAAGCCGTGACCGAAGGTGCCGGTGCAGTTGCGGATGCCGTGACTGAAGGCGCGGCCGATGTGCAGGCGGAAGCTGCCGCCGCATTGGACCCGGCGAACTTTGATCCGGCGCGCATTTCGGCGCTGATCGACGCGTCGCAGCTGGATGCCACCACCAAGACCACGCTGAAATCGGCTGTGGAAGCGGCAGCGGCAAGCCCTGCGCTGGTGCAGCCGGCGATCGACCAGGTGAAGGCGGCGCTGGGTCTTTGACCCTGCGCATCGGGCGGGGGCGGTTGACGCCCTCGCCCGACCCTGCACTTTGCGGGGCTGTTCTTTGGGTATTTGAGCCAAGGTGAAATGGAAAAGGCCGCGCGGGGTGACCGGCGCGGCCTTTTGCTTTGGAATAGGCGAAGGATCAGATCCCGTCGCCGACAAAGGCCTTTTCGACCACGAATTGCTGCGGATCGGAATTCGCGCCTTCGGTCAGGCCGAAATCTTCGAGGATCTTCTTCACGTCGATGTTGAAGGCAAGGCTGCCGCAGACCATGGCGCGATCCTCATCCCGGTTCATGGGCGGCAAGCCCAGATCGGCAAAGACCTTGCCGGAGGTGAGGTTGTCGGTGACGCGGCCCATGTGATGGAACGGCTCACGCGTGGTGGTGGGGTAGTAGAGAAGCTTGTCGCCCACCAATTCGCCGATCAGCGGATCATCCTTGAGGCTTTCCACCAATTGGCGGCCGTATTCCAGCTCTGCCACTTCACGGCAGGTGTGCATCATGATGACCTGATCGTATTTCTCATACGTCTCAGGCTCGCGCATGAGCGAGGCGAAGGGCGCAAGGCCGGTGCCGGTGGCAAGGAACCACAGCCGTTTGCCGGGCAGCAGCGCATCATGCACGAGGGTGCCCACGGGTTTGGGGCGAAGGATGATCTCATCCCCCGGCTGGATGTGCTGAAGCTTCGAGGTGAGGGGGCCATCGGGAACCTTGATGGAGTAGAACTCCAACTCCTCATCCCAGGCAGGGGAGGCGATGGAATAGGCGCGCAAAAGCGGTTTGCCGTTATCGCCCATCAGGCCGATCATCACAAACTCACCCGAGCGGAAGCGCAATGAACGCGGGCGGCTGACGCGGAACGAGAACAGCCGGTCGGTCCAGTGGGTGACCTGTGTCACCCTCTGGGCATCGGGAAGGTGCGGCTTGGCGGCTGTCGCGGTGTTGGGGGCGTCCATCATGGCACTCTGTTCGGTCATCGGCTGTTCGGGCAATAGCGGAAGGCGCGCGCCGGGAAAAGGGCGCGGTCTGTCGCGGGGCGAAGGGCGGGGTCAGGCGCGCAGGCGGGCCTGATAGTGATGGGCCTGCCAATCGGCGCGGAAGGCCCATTGTTCGGCGGGTTGGCGGGCGGCGAGGTCGTCGCTGATTTCCACCTCATCGAACCCCACGCGGCGGGCCATGGCGTATTGATCGGCGATCACATTGCCTTGGGCGCGCAGGCGGCCCGTGTAGCCCATCATCCGCAGGCGGCGGGCGATTGTGAACGCCCTGCCATCGTTGAAGGCGGGGAAGGCCACGCGGATCAGGCCGAGATCGGCCAGATGGGGGCGCAGCGCCTCGGGGTCGTCGGTGTTGGACAGATCCACCGCGCCCTGATGGGCGGGCAGATCGGCCAGAGTGACGAAGGGGGCATTCCAATCTTCGGCGGCAAAGCCAGTATCGGTGACGATCACGGTCATGCCGCGTTCTCCTTGACGGTGCGGACGGGCTTGCCGTCGATGAAATGGATGCCGCATTCGGTTTTCTCGCTGCCGCGCCAGCGGCCCGAACGGGGATCTTCGCCGGGTTTCACCGGGCTGGTGCAGGGGGCGCAGCCGATGGACGGATAGCCTTTGGCCACCAGCGGATGCTGGGGCAGGCGGTTTTCGACCATGTATTCCTCAAGATCCTCGCGGCCCCAATGGGCGAGCGGATTGACCTTTATACGCGTGTCGCCTTCGGCTTCGAAGAAGTCGACCTCTTGCCGTGTGCTGCCCTGATAGCGTTTGCGCCCGGTGATCCAGCCGTCGAATTGCGCAAGCGCGCGCTCCAGCGGTTCCACCTTGCGCACGCCGCAGCAGGCATCGGTGTTGAACTGGTGCAGCGTGCCATCGGGATCTTCGAAATTCACGCGGGCGGGGTTGGCACGGATGGTGCGAATATCGCAAAGCGCCAGCTTTTCGGCCAGTTCGCGTTGATAATCCAGCGTTTCCTGAAACAGCATGCGCGTGTCGATGAACAGCACCGGGGTTTCCGGCGCGATAACGGACACGAGGTGCAGAAGAACCACCGATTCCGCCCCGAAGGACGACACCAGCGCCACGCGGCCAAGGTCTGCGTCCTTGAGCGCGTGTTCCAGCACCGCGGTCGCGCCGTGGTGTTTGTAGCGGGCGTTCAGGGTGGCGACGCGGTCCGCGACGCTGCCCTGATGCAGGCCTTGGGTGAGGCTGGTGTCACGCGGCATCCTGTTCGCCTTCCTGATCGTAAAGCGCGGCCTTGAAGGGCGCGATCCCGACACGGCGGAAGGCGTCGAGGAAGGTCTCGCCCGGGGCTTCGCGCAACGCCAGATAGGCGCGCACGATGCGTTCGATCGCGGGGACGATGTCATCATAGGCAAAGCCCGGTCCGGTCTTTTCACCGATCACCGCGGTTTCGGTGCCGTCGCCGCCCAGAGTGATCTGGTAGTTTTCCACCCCCGCACGATCCAGGCCCAGAATGCCGATATGGCCCACATGGTGATGGCCGCAGGCGTTGATGCAGCCCGAGATCTTGATCTTCAGCGGGCCAATATCGTGTTCCAGCTTCAGCTCATCAAACCGCGTCGCGATTTGCTGCGCCACGGGGATCGACCGGGCGGTGGCCAGCGCGCAGTAATCCATGCCGGGGCAGGCGATGATATCCGAGATCAGGCCGACATTGGCCGTGCCAAGGCCCGCCTTGACCAGTTGGGCATGCAGGGCCGGCAGGTCGGATTTGTGGACATGCGGCAGGATGACATTCTGTTCGTGGCTGATGCGGATTTCCGAATGGCCAAAGGTTTCGGCCAGATCGGCGATCAGGCGCATCTGATCGGCGGTCGCGTCACCGGGGGTTTCGCCATGCGCCTTGAGGCTGATGGTGACGATGGCGTATTGCGCGTTGCGATGCGCAGCGAGGTTCGTGTCGGCCCAGGCGCGGAAGGCCGGGTCGGCGCTGTAAAAGGCATCATAGGCATCGACGGGCGCGTTGCGAAAGGCCGGGGGGGCGAATGCCTCTTCAATCTCGGCCAGCAGTTTCTGGTCATTGCCACCGAAGAGGGGGCGCAACTCCGTGAACCGTTCCTCGATCATGCGGGTGATTTCTGCCGCGCCGGTTTCATGCACGGTGATCTTGATGCGTGCCTTGTACTTGTTGTCGCGACGGCCGAGCGTGTTGTAGACGCTGAGAACCGCCTCCACATAGGGCAGCAGGTCGGCCTTGGGCAGGAAGTCCCGCACGGTGTGGGCGATCATGGGCGTGCGGCCAAGACCGCCGCCGACCATCACCTCGAACCCCGGCTCGCCCGCCGCGTTGCGGACCATGCGCAGGCCGATGTCATGGGCGCGGGTGACCGCACGGTCATTCGGGGAACCGGTGATGGCGATCTTGAACTTGCGGGGCAGGAATTGAAACTCCGGGTGGTCGGTCGACCACTGGCGCAGCAGTTCTGCCACGGGGCGGGGGTCTTCGATCTCATCCGCCGCAGCGCCGGCGAAATGATCGGCGGTCACGTTGCGCACGCAGTTGCCCGATGTCTGGATGGCGTGCATCCCCACATCGGCAAGCGCCTGAAGCATGGCGGGCACGTCTTCCAGTTTCGGCCAGTTGAACTGAATGTTCTGGCGGGTGGTGAAGTGGCCATAGCCCTTGTCCCAGGTCTGGGCGATATGGGCCAGCTGGCGCATCTGGTTCGGGTTGATCGTGCCATAGGGAATGGCCACCCGCAGCATGTAGGCGTGCAGTTGCAGGTACAGCCCGTTCATCAGTCGCAGCGGGCGGAATTCTTCCTCGGTCAGCGACCCGTCAAGGCGGCGTTCCACCTGCTGGGTGAACTGGGCGACACGTTCGCGGACGAAGGCTTCATCGAATTCGGAATAGCTGTACATTCTGGCTGCCTCAGTTCGCGTAGTCGGCTTGTTTGCCGTGGTTATAGTTCGACGGGCCACGGGTGCGGAATTCTTCGCGGAAATGGGTGGGTTCCGGTCCATTCGGGCCGGGCTTGGCATCGGCGAGGTAAGCGCCGACGACGATCAGCTTTTGCGCGGCGGCGTGAAGTAGGCGCATCTGGGCATGAGCTTCATCCTCGATCAATTCCGCCTCATGGTGGAACGGCGACCAACGGTCATCGGCGGTCAGATAGACCACATCGCCTTCGCGCAGGCGGTTGGCGGTGACGATCTTGGGCGTGAAGCGGCGGCTCATGCGGTGGCTTCCTTCAATTCTGACGTCAGTGCGGGCAGGGCCGCACGGATGCGGCGGGGTTCGAGGCCGTAAAGCAGCACGGCAGGGCCTGCGACTTGCGCCACAGCGTCGGGCAGGGTGGCAAGGGTGGCGGCGATCACACGCTGATTGGCGCGCGAGACGTTTTCCACGATAGCCACGGGGGTTTCCGGGGCGGCGCCGTGCATCATCAGGCGGCCTTGGATAAAGCGGCTGGATTTCTTGCCCATGTAGATCGCCGCAACCTCACCCGGGCGGGCCATACCGCGCCAGTCCTGTTCGGCGAAACCTTCCATGTCATGCCCGGTCACGATGCGCAGCGCGCCGTTGCGGCCACGCTTCGTCAGGCTCTGGCCGATATTGGCCGCCGCGACAGCGGCAGAGGTCAGGCCGGGCAGGATGGCGAAGGACAGGCCTGCCGCTTCCAGCGCGTCCATCTCTTCGTCCAGACGGCCAAAGATGCCGCAATCACCGCCCTTGAGGCGGACAATGCGCGCGCCTGTCATGGCTTGAGCCACGATGGTAGCGTTGATCGTGGTCTGGGCGGTGGCGGGGCCAAACCCTTCTTTGCCCACGTCAATGCGGGTGACATGCGGCGGGATCAAGGCCATCACCTCATCGCCGACCAGACGGTCATGGATCACCACATCCGCCTGTTGCAGTGCGCGGAAAGCGCCCAGTGTCAGATGCGCGGCCGCACCGGGGCCGGCACCCACAAAGGTGACGGCAACAGGGGTAGGGGCGAAATGGGGCAGGTCGGTCATGCTGGCGATCCCGGTTTGGCTGTCTGGAATATAGGATATTTTCCCGGTTTCGGGCCAGCCACCCTTGCAGATAAGAACGATTGTTCCGATACTGGCGCAGTGTGGAACGTGTTTCCGCGAAACGGGGGAATTTGCGAATGGCGGTCCGGCTGGACGAGATGGACAGGAAAATCCTTGCGGAACTGCAGGCCGATGCCGAGCAGTCGCTGGATGAGATCGCGCGCAAGGTGGGGTCTTCCAAGACCCCGGTCTGGAACCGCATCCGCCGGATGAAGGAGGCGGGCGTCATCACGCGGCAGACCGCCATTCTGGACCCCGAGGCGCTGGGGCTGGAGGCCTGTTTCTTTGTGTTGATCCGCACCAGCGAGCATGAGGCGGACTGGCAGCGCAAGTTCCTGAAAGCGCTGCGCGAACGTCCCGAGGTGCTGGAAGCGCATCGGTTGGCGGGCGACATCGACTATATCCTGAAGGTGCGGGTCAAGAACGCGCGGGCCTATGACACGTTTTATCAGGCCCTGATTTCCGAGGTGCGGATTTACAACGTGACCGCGCTGTTGAGCATGGAAGAGATCAAGGCGACGACGATCCTGCCGGTCTGACGGTCCTAGCGGGCGAGGTGCAGCGCTTTGAGCCCGTGGAAGTGATACACATCGGCATAAGCAGGTTTTTCCGCAAGGCGCAGGTTCGGCAGGCGTTGAAACAGGATCGGCAGGGCGATCTGCAATTCCAGCCGGGCCAACGGCGCGCCCACGCAGAAATGCAGGCCTGCGCCGAATGTGGCGTTGGGTTTGGCGGGGCGGTCGGGCAGGAATTGCGCCGGGCGGTCCCATTGGCCGGGGTCGCGGTTGGCGGCGGCCAGCAGCAGCGCGACCTGATCACCGCGCTGAAAGCGATGGCCCATCACATCAACCTCTTCATAGGCCCAGCGGGTGAACATATGCAGCGCGGGATCGAAGCGCAGGATTTCCTCTACCGTCGCCTCTACCTTGTCGGGGGATAGGGCGGTGGCGGGGGTTTTCGTTTCAAGCAGCGTTTTCACGCCATTGCCGATGGTGTGAACCGTCGCCTCATGCCCCGCATTCAGCAGCAGGATGCAGGTCGAGATCAGTTCGTCGGTTGTCAGACGGTCACCCTCGGACTCGGCGGCAATCAGATGGGTGATCAGGTCATCCCGCGGGTCGGCGCGGCGGTCGGCGATATAGCCGCGCAGGAAGGCCACGAAATCTTCGGTCGCTGCGATGGCGCGATCCTCGGCGGCGCGGCTGCGGTTGGCCATATACATGCCGACCATGGCATTGGACCAGCGCAGCAGGTCATCCGACATAGTTTCCGGCACACCCAAAAGGCGGGCGATGATGATGACGGGCAGTTTCTGCGCGAAGGTCGGGAGAAGATCGAATTCATCCGCAGGCAATGCATCGATCAGATCGTTGGAAAGCTGTGTGATTTCAGGGCCAAGCGCGGCGATGCGGCGTGAGGTGAAGGCGCGCAGGACAAGGCTGCGCAGGCGGGTGTGGCGCGGCGGTTCCAGTTCCAGCATCGAATGCGCCTCGACCGCGTAGAAGGGCCGCAGGTGATCGGGGATCACGGGCGCGCATTCGGGCGGGGCTTCGCGGCCAAAGCGGCGGTCGCGCAGGATGGCGTTCACCGCTGATGCGTTGGGAGTGCAGATCAGGTTGTAATCAACCCAGCGGAAGAAAGGGCCGGTGGCGCGGGCGCGGTCATAGAACGGATAGGGGTTCTGAACGAAGGCAGGATCGGTGGGGGATTGGTGAAGGTCTTGCATGATCTTGTTCTTGATGGGTTTTAGCGCCGGGGCAGCGCGATCAGGCCTTGCGCCACCAGCACGCCGATGGCGACAAAAGCCGCACCAAGCGCCTGAATCCAGCTCCAGGTGCCGCCAAGCGCCAGCATGAAGACCATGACATAAAATGGCGTCAGGTTGATATGCAGCGCCGACATGGCGATGCCGAGGCGACCCACGGCAATAATCCAAAGGAGTTGGCTGATGGCGAGGCCGCCCACGCCATAGATGGCAAGCGCGGTAAACTCGGTCAGGCCGAAGGCGGAAAGGTTGGGGCCGGGCAGGCCGAACAGCCCGCCGATCAGGGCGAAAACCGTGCCCGCCAGCGCCGCGCCGCAGACGGTGAGGCTGGTGGAGCCGAGGGGGGTAAGGCCGGGCAGGGCGGTGACTGTCCAGCGTGAGGCGAGGGTGAAGGTGATGACAGAGCCGAGGCAGAGAAGCGCCCCGATGCCGAAGGAAAGACCCCCGTCGAAATTGCCCGCCGCAAGGATGCCGCCGAGGATCGACAGCAGCATGCCGAGCGCGATTTGCAGCGTAAGCTTGCGCCCATCAAGGAAAATTTCCAGCGTCATCCCGATCAGGGGCATGGCCGAGGACACGACTGCCGCCATCACCGCCGAGGTGCGGGTCTGGCCAAAGACGAGTTGCAGCGCCCCCAGCGCCAGAAGCGAGCCCACCATGATCCCACGCGGCCAGTTGGCGCGGCGCAGGGCATCCGTTCCTTCGACCAGCCACCAGATCGGCAACAGGAACGCCGCTGCCATCACCATGCGTGCGGCGTTCAGGATGACCGGTGGCAGGGGGGCGGGGTCGGCACGGATGAGCACCTCTGCCGCAGGCAGGGCGGCGGCCCAGATCAGCATGGAGGCCATGCAGATCAGGTTGGCCGAAAGGGCAGAGCGGGTGGGGGAAAGGGCTGTCATCAAATGTCCTGCATCACGCCCGAACCATCCCCCGGTGCCGGGCCGAAGGCTGTTCCGGGGGCGACGTGAAAGGGCGCGATCAGGCGGCGGAAAGGGCCGCGACGATGGCGCCGAAATCGGCGGCCTTGAGGCTGGCGCCGCCGACAAGCGCGCCGTCTACATGGGGGATGGCAAAGATTTCCGTGGCATTTGAAGGCTTTACCGACCCACCATAGAGCAGCCGGACCCCTGCCGCCTGTGCCCCGATGCGGGCGGTGAGGCGGGCGCGGAGGAAGGCGTGTACTTCGGCAATCTCGGCGATGGTGGGGGTGCGGCCGGTGCCGATGGCCCAGACGGGTTCGTAGGCGATCACAAGGGTGGCTGCCGTGGCATTGGCGGGGACGGAGCCGTGCAGCTGGGTTCCCACCACATC is a genomic window containing:
- a CDS encoding Hint domain-containing protein, with amino-acid sequence MDPVPPLFPFGQPAPGPVRGFRRGTRLLTADGPTPVEEIEPGEAVLDPDGRPHFVLWQGSWDMRPEPGWAADPRHPVVIAANAFGPGKPRRDLYLTQQNRMMVHPGRPGVMVTAASLAPQLAQIDLSARPVSYHAVVTRSPCLLMAENLPCEGVACVERGMPEIAADQGNWAQPSMGQDLRAALRP
- a CDS encoding XdhC/CoxI family protein translates to MTEQSARSEHDSIPEIALAWHRDGRGAVLATVIETWGSAPRQAGSQLAISGAGEIMGSVSGGCVEGAVVTEAMEALGDRKSRVMTFGVSDETAFAVGLACGGTIRVLVEPIGEGAEALPDAVLEGLVAARAERKAVAVAVQTEGWTRALIRPGDEAAVDARFRADRSGMEEDGRFIAIHNPPLRLIVVGAVHIAQALLQVARICGYDCTVIDPRSAFGSAARFPGERIVEDWPDEALEALAPDARTAIVTLTHDSKLDDPAIRVALRSEVFYLGCLGSTRTHAKRVERLAAAGFSDAEIARIHAPVGLDIGAKSPAEIAVSVMAQITTRLRKG
- a CDS encoding molybdopterin-binding protein, whose product is MFFGEVALEAAEGAVLAHSEAVPGGRLRKGVVLGAAEIAALRAAGLALVTVARMEAGDVGEDAAAARLAAALVPDPVGQGLRPSAAFTGRVNLNANGPGIVELDAAAIHRMNLIHPAITLATLTPFHRVMAGTLVGTVKIIAYGVEEAALAAACAAARAAIRVRPVVLRDAGLVLTDAPGLEAKLAAKGRRSIEGRLRALGMRLAAVETVAHDEAAIAQALRGLPGDIALILTGSATSDLMDTAPQAVRAAGGEVFRFGMPVDPGNLLFHGRQGGRPVIGLPGCARSPALNGADWVLERYACGLTVSDADIAAMGVGGLLKEIPLRPQLREPD
- the infC gene encoding translation initiation factor IF-3, whose product is MNDRIRSPEIRLIGADGENIGVVTPARAMQMAEEAGLDLVEISPNAEPPVCKIMDFGKFKYEQQKREAEARKKQKIIEIKEIKFRPGTDTHDYEVKMRSVLKFLEEGDKVKVTLRFRGREMAHQDLGLELLNRVAADVGDNGKVESMPRLEGRQMVMMIGPK
- a CDS encoding ferredoxin--NADP reductase, whose amino-acid sequence is MTEQSAMMDAPNTATAAKPHLPDAQRVTQVTHWTDRLFSFRVSRPRSLRFRSGEFVMIGLMGDNGKPLLRAYSIASPAWDEELEFYSIKVPDGPLTSKLQHIQPGDEIILRPKPVGTLVHDALLPGKRLWFLATGTGLAPFASLMREPETYEKYDQVIMMHTCREVAELEYGRQLVESLKDDPLIGELVGDKLLYYPTTTREPFHHMGRVTDNLTSGKVFADLGLPPMNRDEDRAMVCGSLAFNIDVKKILEDFGLTEGANSDPQQFVVEKAFVGDGI
- a CDS encoding DUF934 domain-containing protein translates to MTVIVTDTGFAAEDWNAPFVTLADLPAHQGAVDLSNTDDPEALRPHLADLGLIRVAFPAFNDGRAFTIARRLRMMGYTGRLRAQGNVIADQYAMARRVGFDEVEISDDLAARQPAEQWAFRADWQAHHYQARLRA
- a CDS encoding phosphoadenylyl-sulfate reductase — translated: MPRDTSLTQGLHQGSVADRVATLNARYKHHGATAVLEHALKDADLGRVALVSSFGAESVVLLHLVSVIAPETPVLFIDTRMLFQETLDYQRELAEKLALCDIRTIRANPARVNFEDPDGTLHQFNTDACCGVRKVEPLERALAQFDGWITGRKRYQGSTRQEVDFFEAEGDTRIKVNPLAHWGREDLEEYMVENRLPQHPLVAKGYPSIGCAPCTSPVKPGEDPRSGRWRGSEKTECGIHFIDGKPVRTVKENAA
- a CDS encoding nitrite/sulfite reductase — translated: MYSYSEFDEAFVRERVAQFTQQVERRLDGSLTEEEFRPLRLMNGLYLQLHAYMLRVAIPYGTINPNQMRQLAHIAQTWDKGYGHFTTRQNIQFNWPKLEDVPAMLQALADVGMHAIQTSGNCVRNVTADHFAGAAADEIEDPRPVAELLRQWSTDHPEFQFLPRKFKIAITGSPNDRAVTRAHDIGLRMVRNAAGEPGFEVMVGGGLGRTPMIAHTVRDFLPKADLLPYVEAVLSVYNTLGRRDNKYKARIKITVHETGAAEITRMIEERFTELRPLFGGNDQKLLAEIEEAFAPPAFRNAPVDAYDAFYSADPAFRAWADTNLAAHRNAQYAIVTISLKAHGETPGDATADQMRLIADLAETFGHSEIRISHEQNVILPHVHKSDLPALHAQLVKAGLGTANVGLISDIIACPGMDYCALATARSIPVAQQIATRFDELKLEHDIGPLKIKISGCINACGHHHVGHIGILGLDRAGVENYQITLGGDGTETAVIGEKTGPGFAYDDIVPAIERIVRAYLALREAPGETFLDAFRRVGIAPFKAALYDQEGEQDAA
- a CDS encoding DUF2849 domain-containing protein produces the protein MSRRFTPKIVTANRLREGDVVYLTADDRWSPFHHEAELIEDEAHAQMRLLHAAAQKLIVVGAYLADAKPGPNGPEPTHFREEFRTRGPSNYNHGKQADYAN
- the cobA gene encoding uroporphyrinogen-III C-methyltransferase — encoded protein: MTDLPHFAPTPVAVTFVGAGPGAAAHLTLGAFRALQQADVVIHDRLVGDEVMALIPPHVTRIDVGKEGFGPATAQTTINATIVAQAMTGARIVRLKGGDCGIFGRLDEEMDALEAAGLSFAILPGLTSAAVAAANIGQSLTKRGRNGALRIVTGHDMEGFAEQDWRGMARPGEVAAIYMGKKSSRFIQGRLMMHGAAPETPVAIVENVSRANQRVIAATLATLPDAVAQVAGPAVLLYGLEPRRIRAALPALTSELKEATA
- a CDS encoding Lrp/AsnC family transcriptional regulator, with protein sequence MAVRLDEMDRKILAELQADAEQSLDEIARKVGSSKTPVWNRIRRMKEAGVITRQTAILDPEALGLEACFFVLIRTSEHEADWQRKFLKALRERPEVLEAHRLAGDIDYILKVRVKNARAYDTFYQALISEVRIYNVTALLSMEEIKATTILPV